The Setaria viridis chromosome 6, Setaria_viridis_v4.0, whole genome shotgun sequence genome contains a region encoding:
- the LOC117859493 gene encoding monodehydroascorbate reductase 4, cytosolic codes for MAAEARHFKYVVLGGGVAAGYAAREFAKQGVNPGELAIISKEPVAPYERPALSKGYLFPQNAARLPGFHTCVGSGGERLLPEWYSEKGIELILSTEIVKVDLASKTLTSAAGATFTYEILLIATGSSVIKLTDFGVQGAESNNILYLRDIADAEKLVAAMQAKKDGKAVIVGGGYIGLELSAALKINNFDVTMVYPEPWCMPRLFTSGIAHFYEGYYANKGIKIVKGTVAVGFDADANGDVTAVKLKDGRVLEADIVIVGVGGRPLTALFKGQVADEKGGLKTDAFFETSVPGVYAIGDVATFPLKLYNEQRRVEHVDHARKSAEQAVRAIKAKESGESVPEYDYLPYFYSRSFDVAWQFYGDNVGDDVLFGDNDPASAKPKFGSYWVKDGKVVGVFLEGGSAEENQAIARVARAQPAVADVEALKQEGLEFAAKV; via the exons atggcggcggaggcgaggcacTTCAAGTAcgtcgtcctcggcggcggcgtcgcggcggggtACGCGGCCAGGGAGTTCGCCAAGCAGGGGGTCaaccccggcgagctcgccaTCATCTCCAAGGAACCG GTGGCACCGTATGAGCGCCCTGCACTCAGCAAGGGATacctcttccctcaga ATGCCGCAAGACTGCCTGGGTTCCACACGTGTGTGGGGAGCGGTGGAGAGAGGCTGCTTCCTGAATGGTACTCAGAGAAAG GCATTGAGCTGATCCTGAGCACTGAGATTGTGAAGGTTGACCTTGCCTCGAAGACTCTGACCAGTGCAGCTGGGGCAACCTTCACATATGAGATCTTGCTCATTGCTACTGGCTCCTCG GTCATAAAGCTCACAGACTTTGGTGTTCAAGGAGCAGAATCCAACAACATATTGTATCTAAGGGATATTGCCGATGCTGAGAAATTGGTGGCTGCTATGCAAGCAAAGAAGGATGGAAAGGCTGTGATTGTTGGAGGTGGTTACATAGGGCTTGAGCTTAGTGCAGCCTTGAAAATCAACAACTTTGATGTCACTATGGTGTACCCTGAACCCTGGTGCA TGCCCCGTCTCTTCACCTCTGGCATTGCTCATTTCTATGAGGGCTACTATGCTAACAAAGGAATCAAGATTGTGAAGGGTACAGTTGCTGTTGGTTTCGATGCTGATGCCAATGGAGAT GTCACTGCAGTGAAGTTGAAGGATGGAAGAGTACTGGAAGCTGACATCGTTATTGTTGGCGTTGGCGGCAGGCCATTGACGGCTCTCTTCAAAGGCCAAGTTGCCGACGAGAAAGGTGGACTCAAG ACCGATGCATTCTTCGAGACAAGCGTTCCCGGAGTATACGCCATTGGCGACGTGGCCACCTTCCCCCTGAAGCTCTACAACGAGCAGCGTCGAGTGGAGCATGTCGACCACGCCCGGAAGTCCGCCGAGCAGGCCGTCCGGGCGATCAAGGCGAAGGAGTCCGGCGAGTCGGTGCCCGAGTACGACTACCTGCCCTACTTCTACTCCCGGTCGTTCGACGTGGCGTGGCAGTTCTACGGCGACAACGTCGGCGACGACGTGCTGTTCGGCGACAACGACCCGGCCTCGGCCAAGCCCAAGTTCGGGAGCTACTGGGTCAAGGACGGCAAGGTCGTCGGCGTGTTCCTCGAGGGTGGGTCAGCCGAGGAGAACCAGGCCATCGCCAGGGTCGCCAGGGCCCAGCCGGCGGTGGCTGACGTCGAGGCGCTCAAGCAGGAGGGGCTCGAGTTCGCTGCCAAAGTCTGA
- the LOC117861333 gene encoding peptidyl-prolyl cis-trans isomerase CYP71 yields MASESETTAHSTITTTTLDDGGTHESKRDLGNGAATTPSVGLGEEEEMIGPGPAPAKQRQKRPLQFEQAFLDALPSAAMYEKSYMHRDVVTHVAVSPADFFITGSADGHLKFWKKKPAGIEFAKHFRSHLSPIEGLAVSLDGLLCCTISSDRSVKIYDVVNYDMMFMMRLPFVPGAVEWVHREGDVKPKLAVSDRNTPFVHIYDTHSGSNDPIISKEIHGCPVKVMKYNHVHNVVISADAKGLLDYWSPSTLEFPEQEVRFRVKSDTNLFEIAKCKTSVSAIEVSNDGSQFAVTSPDRRIRVFWFKTGKLRRVYDESLEVAQDLQRSDVPLYHLDAIDFGRRMAVEKEIEKTENVPQPNAVFDESSNFLIYATLLGIKIVNLHTNKVSRILGKVENNERFLKIALYQGDKGNKKVRKIPSVAANVNDTKEPLSDPTLLCCAFKKHRIYLFSRREPEEPEDATKGRDVFNEKPPPEELLAVSDLGKTATTSLPDNLVMHTSMGDIHLRLYPEECPKTVENFTTHCRNGYYDNLIFHRVIKGFMIQTGDPLGDGTGGQSIWGSEFEDEFHKSLRHDRPFTLSMANAGPNTNGSQFFITTVATPWLDNKHTVFGRVVKGMDVVQQIEKVKTDKNDKPYQDVKILNVTVPKT; encoded by the exons atggcgtcggagagcGAGACGACGGCGCACTCCACCATAACGACGACGACGCTCGACGACGGTGGCACGCACGAGAGCAAGCGGGATCTCGGCAATGGCGCGGCCACCACCCCCAGCGTCGggctgggggaggaggaggagatgataGGCCCGGGCCCGGCGCCCGCGAAGCAACGCCAGAAGCGCCCGCTCCAGTTCGAGCAGGCCTTCCTCGAcgccctcccctccgccgccat GTACGAGAAGAGCTATATGCACCGGGACGTCGTCACCCACGTCGCTGTCTCTCCTGCTGACTTCTTTATCACTGGGAGCGCAGATG gGCACCTCAAGTTTTGGAAGAAGAAACCTGCTGGGATTGAATTCGCTAAGCATTTTCGGTCTCATCTCAGTCCCATCGAAGGCTTAGCT GTGAGCCTTGATGGATTGCTTTGCTGCACGATATCCAGCGATCGGTCTGTGAAGATATACGATGTTGTAAACTATGACATGATGTTCATGATGCGTCTCCCATTTGTTCCTGGGGCTGTTGAGTGGGTTCATCGAGAGGGGGATGTCAAACCAAAACTTGCCGTTAGTGACCGAAATACGCCTTTTGTTCACATATATGATACCCATTCTGGTTCAAACGACCCAATCATCTCCAAAGAG ATTCATGGTTGCCCTGTCAAAGTAATGAAATATAACCATGTCCATAATGTTGTGATATCTGCTGATGCCAAAGGGCTTTTGGACTACTGGTCTCCATCTACCCTCGAGTTCCCAGAACAAGA AGTGAGGTTTCGTGTGAAATCAGATACAAATCTATTTGAAATTGCAAAATGCAAGACAAGTGTTTCTGCCATCGAG GTGAGCAACGATGGCAGTCAATTTGCTGTCACATCCCCTGATCGTAGGATCCGGGTATTTTGGTTCAAAACTGGAAAACTAAGACGTGTATATGATGAGTCCCTAGAG GTGGCACAAGATCTTCAAAGAAGTGATGTCCCATTGTATCACCTTGACGCTATTGATTTTGGGCGACGAATGGCTGTGGAGAAGGAAATAGAGAAAACAGAAAATGTTCCACAACCTAATGCTGTCTTTGATGAGAGCAGCAACTTTCTTATTTATGCTACCCTTTTGGGCATAAAG ATTGTAAATTTGCACACAAATAAAGTTTCACGCATCCTGGGTAAGGTAGAGAACAATGAGAGGTTTCTGAAAATTGCTCTATACCAAGGTGACAAAGGCAACAAGAAGGTTAGAAAAATTCCTTCAGTAGCAGCCAATGTCAATGATACTAAGGAACCCTTATCAGACCCCACGCTGTTATGCTGCGCTTTCAAAAAGCATCGGATATATCTCTTTAG TCGTAGGGAACCTGAGGAGCCTGAAGATGCAACTAAGGGTAGAGATGTGTTCAATGAAAAACCACCACCAGAAGAGCTTTTGGCTGTATCAGATTTAGGAAAAACTGCCACGACATCATTGCCTGATAATTTG GTGATGCATACTTCAATGGGTGACATTCACTTGAGACTATATCCAGAAGAGTGTCCAAAAACTGTGGAGAACTTCACTACCCATTGCCGGAATGGATATTATGACAATCTTATATTTCATCGTGTAATCAAAGGATTCATGATTCAGACTGGGGATCCTTTGGGGGACGGCACTGGCGGGCAATCTATCTGGGGCAGTGAATTCGAAGATGAATTTCACAAAAG CTTGAGGCATGACAGGCCTTTTACACTTTCCATGGCCAATGCGGGACCTAATACCAATGGTTCCCAATTCTTTATCACCACTGTGGCCACTCCATGGCTAGATAACAAGCACACAGTGTTTGGTAGAGTTGTGAAAGGGATGGATGTAGTCCAG CAAATTGAGAAGGTGAAGACTGACAAGAATGACAAACCATATCAAGATGTAAAGATCTTAAATGTTACAGTTCCCAAGACATAA
- the LOC117861991 gene encoding uncharacterized protein codes for MRELSCFGDGSVSVAAAAASVSGRGALDRSLQAATTSVYRAVLSTGKEMLVRVTWTRSAAGAPGVAVAFDDGGGSAPAARRSGQVLLQKRRGSRSLVTGAGTAVGVHWDIAEAKYASGPSPEPERDYGLAVVADAELALLLGAGGAAREVARHLGAAVPHAHGGAVLVSRREQLRGAAAAHVTRCRFREGGEEHEVAVHACRGGDGELRVSIDGEKVAEVRRVGWGFRGNRAAVLPDGEVVDVMWDVHDWWFGGRGGGGAGTGAQFMVKARAEKEGRLWMADETAARGQSPGGFFLHVQCYRR; via the coding sequence ATGAGGGAGCTGTCCTGCTTCGGCGACGGATCCGtcagcgtcgcggcggcggccgcctccgtcTCGGGCCGCGGCGCGCTCGACCGGTCGCTGCAGGCGGCGACCACCAGCGTGTACAGGGCGGTTCTGTCCACGGGCAAGGAGATGCTCGTTCGGGTCACGTGGACGCGCAGCGCCGCGGGAGCGCCCGGCGTGGCCGTGGCcttcgacgacggcggcggctcggcgccggcggcgaggaggagcggccaGGTGCTGCTGCAGAAGAGGCGGGGGAGCCGGTCGCTGGTGACAGGCGCCGGCACGGCCGTCGGCGTGCACTGGGACATCGCGGAGGCCAAGTACGCCTCGGGCCCGTCCCCGGAGCCGGAGCGCGACTACGGCCTCGCCGTCGTGGCCGATGCCGagctcgcgctcctcctcggcgcgggcggcgcggcgcgcgaggtcGCCCGCCACCTCGGCGCCGCAGTCCcgcacgcgcacggcggcgcggTCCTCGTCAGCCGGCGGGAGCAgctgcgcggcgcggcggcggcgcacgtgACGCGGTGCAGGTTCCGGGAGGGCGGGGAGGAGCACGAGGTGGCCGTGCACGCCtgcaggggcggcgacggggagctgCGGGTCAGCATCGACGGGGAGAAGGTGGCGGAGGTGCGGCGGGTGGGCTGGGGATTCCGGGGCAACCGCGCCGCCGTGCTGCCCGACGGGGAGGTCGTCGACGTCATGTGGGACGTGCACGACTGGTGGTTcggcggccggggaggcggaggcgccggcACGGGGGCGCAGTTCATGGTCAAGGCCAGGGCGGAGAAGGAGGGCAGGCTGTGGATGGCGGACGAGACGGCGGCGAGAGGCCAGTCGCCCGGTGGTTTCTTCTTGCACGTGCAGTGCTACCGCCGGTGA
- the LOC117861562 gene encoding uncharacterized protein, with translation MPRAVAPTLAAAAASSSTTFAAAASSVAPNPTTRGDPLSSRCCRVAAPSPLVPPLAATRRLLGHGCRAAPLVASPHQARNPRLRFAAAATAAEGMAAEASTADAASAAEAKPFAVLFVCLGNICRSPAAEAVFRNLVSKRGLDSKFHIDSAGTIGYHEGNKADSRMRSASKKRGIEVTSISRPIKPSDFRDFDLILAMDRQNYEDILNSFERWRHKEPLPDSAPNKVKLMCSYCKRHTESEVPDPYYGGPQGFEKVLDLLEDACESLLDSIVADNANISG, from the exons aTGCCTCGAGCCGTCGCACCCAcactcgcggcggcggcggcgagcagctccACCACCTTCGCCGCTGCGGCCTCCTCAGTGGCTCCGAACCCGACAACGCGAGGAGACCCGTTAAGCAGCAGGTGTTGCCGCGTTGCTGCTCCCTCTCCACTTGTCCCACCACTTGCAGCCACCCGTCGTCTTCTCGGCCACGGCTGCCGCGCCGCACCGCTAGTCGCCAGTCCCCACCAGGCGCGAAACCCTCGCCTCCGAttcgcagcggcggcgacggcggcggaggggatggCTGCGGAGGCGAGCACGGCGgacgcggcgtcggcggctgAGGCGAAGCCCTTCGCCGTCCTTTTCGTGTGCCTCG GGAACATTTGCCGGAGTCCTGCAGCTGAGGCTGTGTTCCGGAACCTCGTAAGCAAGCGTGGGCTTGACTCCAAGTTTCACATAGACTCTGCTGGTACCATTGGATATCATGAG GGTAACAAGGCAGACTCGAGGATGAGATCTGCTTCAAAGAAGCGGGGGATTGAGGTGACCTCAATATCCAGACCTATCAAACCCTCAGATTTCCGTGACTTCGATCTTATCCTTGCAATGGACAGGCAGAACTATG AAGATATATTGAACTCATTTGAGAGATGGAGACACAAGGAGCCCCTCCCTGACAGTGCACCCAACAAG GTTAAGCTGATGTGCTCCTATTGCAAACGACATACTGAGTCTGAGGTCCCAGATCCTTATTATGGAGGTCCTCAGGGATTTGAAAAG GTCTTGGATTTATTGGAAGATGCATGCGAGTCGCTGCTTGATAGCATCGTGGCAGACAATGCCAACATTTCTGGATGA